CAATAAAGTAATGACTAGATTTGATATGACTTAACTAATATTCATAGTTTGGCTATTAATGATTTAATTTTAGCATGTACTTTTTATGACATTGCTTAAATTTATTCActtcagagtttttttttttatttatttttttttttaaggaagaaTAGTAATCATCCATCCATAAGTACTAGAAATATATGCATGCAAAAATTATTACAGTTAGtaacattgtggtggtggtggtgtaggtggatGATGTGTTGCTGAGGAAGGATGTGGACCTGGTGTTCATCATTTGCCAGCCAGACCTTCATGCCCAGATAGCAGTGAAGGCACTGGGTATTGGCAAGCATGTGTTGTGTGATCGTCCTGCTGGCCTCTGTCAGGTGAGGGGAACACTGAGACTTACTTGCACTGGTTAAAGTTAAGTCTTATCTCATGAAGATTTAGTGCCTCACACAAAATCaaaatttcattttatcttctaGCAGTACAGTTTTATTTGTTAATGATGTGGAGTgtgacttttacttttttatcatttcacataccatacatactacactaaaTGATCATGGTGTCATTACACAGACCCTGTTTAGGTTGCTGAACATCACAGGTGTCTTAGAGTCTTGCCCTTCTGTAATTGCTGTTGAGCCAAATAGATCTTTTGGACTCTTCTAGATTAGGTATATTAATAAgattacttttgttattttatttcaggATTTATGTGCTACATTTTTCTGTTGACCAAATGTTTTCATTCAGTAAAACCTCATCATTTTATATTATAACTTAATAGATTATTACATCCTGATaaaatttagtagtagtaatccaTACGGAGATACTTATACGCATGAGGTTTATTTCACAGCTGAGAGACAACTGCACTCCTATTTGAAATGAATACCAACAtgcatatttgtttattttgcattCCTAGTATATTGATACTATATCAAGCTATAGCTATATTTGACTGCATCCTTAAATCTCACAttgagatgcattttttacctcaCGCTAAGGCAGAGCACTACTTACAGCTGGAGGTGTTGAAGATGGTCCATGCAGCACAGTACTACCCATCCCTCATCTCAGTGATCTCCCATGGCCTGCGCTTCCTCCCGGCCTTCATGCAGATGAAGCGGCACCTGGAGGCAGGCTACGTCGGGGCAGTAAATGTGTGCGATGTGCGGGTGCACTGTGGCAGCATGATTGGGAGCCAGTTTGACTGGATGTGCAGCCACTTAATGGGGGGTGGCATTTTGACCATGGTTGGCAGCCACATTATCGATGCTGTGTCCTTTGTGACAGGGCAGCGGGCAACACGTGTGCATGGCATGATGCGCACCTTCACCAAGAGCACCGAGAAGATCAACGGCATCCGTTGGATTGACAGTGATGATTTCTGCAGTTTTCAGATGATTCTTGATGGTGGAGCATGTGTCACTGCCACGCTCAACAGCCACGTGGCAGGTGGGTTTGTacaagaggtggtggtgtgtgggagcTGTGGCCGCCTGGCTGTGCGTGGTGCTAGTCTCTATGGTCAGACGCACACCGATGAGAGAGAGCAACTCCTGCATGATGGCAGTGCTGACGACCTGACCCATCTTGCCAACCGCAATGACAATAGCAGTGCTCGGGTCAACTCCCTGCTGCCTCAACCTTATCTGCAGGGACTGTTCCGTCTGGTTGGGGCCCTCAAGGAGGCATTTGCCACAGGGGATGGGGAGCACGGCTGGCTCAAGGAACCAGTTTCCAGTGCTGCCACCTTCGAGGATGGCCAATATGTGCAGGCAGTGATTGATGCAGTGAAGCTGTCGTCTGCCAGCCGCCAGTGGGAGCAGGTAACTGTGGCCAGTGATGAGAACGAGCTCAATCCTCTCATGACACGTCTCAACTTGCCCAATATTAACATGAGCTCTCTGGATGCCCTCTCTCAGGCTCCCACTAACAGGCCTCAGCCAGCCCCCACCCAACGCAAGACCACTGCCACCTCTGAGTCTCATCTCCCCTGGAGCTTTGCTACCAAACACTAGGCGGGAGATTCTTGCTTCTGGCTGCCGGGGACGTGCATTATGTAGCCTTGTGATATTCTTGGTATTCTCATTAATCCATAAG
This genomic interval from Portunus trituberculatus isolate SZX2019 chromosome 35, ASM1759143v1, whole genome shotgun sequence contains the following:
- the LOC123513135 gene encoding glucose-fructose oxidoreductase domain-containing protein 1-like isoform X3; the encoded protein is MLPGIGVFGTGDIVRALVPFLRAKGFRVEAVWGRTLEAAENVATELNIPFHTNKVDDVLLRKDVDLVFIICQPDLHAQIAVKALGIGKHVLCDRPAGLCQLEVLKMVHAAQYYPSLISVISHGLRFLPAFMQMKRHLEAGYVGAVNVCDVRVHCGSMIGSQFDWMCSHLMGGGILTMVGSHIIDAVSFVTGQRATRVHGMMRTFTKSTEKINGIRWIDSDDFCSFQMILDGGACVTATLNSHVAGGFVQEVVVCGSCGRLAVRGASLYGQTHTDEREQLLHDGSADDLTHLANRNDNSSARVNSLLPQPYLQGLFRLVGALKEAFATGDGEHGWLKEPVSSAATFEDGQYVQAVIDAVKLSSASRQWEQIV
- the LOC123513135 gene encoding glucose-fructose oxidoreductase domain-containing protein 1-like isoform X2, translated to MLPGIGVFGTGDIVRALVPFLRAKGFRVEAVWGRTLEAAENVATELNIPFHTNKVDDVLLRKDVDLVFIICQPDLHAQIAVKALGIGKHVLCDRPAGLCQLEVLKMVHAAQYYPSLISVISHGLRFLPAFMQMKRHLEAGYVGAVNVCDVRVHCGSMIGSQFDWMCSHLMGGGILTMVGSHIIDAVSFVTGQRATRVHGMMRTFTKSTEKINGIRWIDSDDFCSFQMILDGGACVTATLNSHVAGGFVQEVVVCGSCGRLAVRGASLYGQTHTDEREQLLHDGSADDLTHLANRNDNSSARVNSLLPQPYLQGLFRLVGALKEAFATGDGEHGWLKEPVSSAATFEDGQYVQAVIDAVKLSSASRQWEQIVLEKV
- the LOC123513135 gene encoding glucose-fructose oxidoreductase domain-containing protein 1-like isoform X1, whose product is MLPGIGVFGTGDIVRALVPFLRAKGFRVEAVWGRTLEAAENVATELNIPFHTNKVDDVLLRKDVDLVFIICQPDLHAQIAVKALGIGKHVLCDRPAGLCQLEVLKMVHAAQYYPSLISVISHGLRFLPAFMQMKRHLEAGYVGAVNVCDVRVHCGSMIGSQFDWMCSHLMGGGILTMVGSHIIDAVSFVTGQRATRVHGMMRTFTKSTEKINGIRWIDSDDFCSFQMILDGGACVTATLNSHVAGGFVQEVVVCGSCGRLAVRGASLYGQTHTDEREQLLHDGSADDLTHLANRNDNSSARVNSLLPQPYLQGLFRLVGALKEAFATGDGEHGWLKEPVSSAATFEDGQYVQAVIDAVKLSSASRQWEQVTVASDENELNPLMTRLNLPNINMSSLDALSQAPTNRPQPAPTQRKTTATSESHLPWSFATKH